One window of Prionailurus bengalensis isolate Pbe53 chromosome B1, Fcat_Pben_1.1_paternal_pri, whole genome shotgun sequence genomic DNA carries:
- the PARM1 gene encoding prostate androgen-regulated mucin-like protein 1 isoform X2, with product MVCTTLFAFCIFTAGLRVQSLPTSGPLPLSLPTNISSTDIWTSSPQSPPASPTTGTSIFPVTTSAPTPTLPKNVSVEPREENTSLPASHWERKNTDPSPTSGGLHLTPTPSEHSSGTPKASVPPTGSQSPSETPAQSPAESPTESPALTSPQAAASSPPPLSTSPPEVSAASSASTNHSSAETSLKPTGAPATPESPAEEHSSEHTPTSHATAEPVPTETTPQATVPAKVTCMLIDVETTASPGVIMQEVEHALSSDIQPEAKNGEAHGCRPYRSASRRAHQRAKWRRVQ from the exons GGCTGAGGGTCCAGAGCCTGCCTACATCAGGCcccttgcctctttctcttccgACAAACATCTCGTCGACGGACATCTGGACAAGCTCTCCGCAAAGCCCCCCTGCCTCCCCGACCACTGGCACATCCATCTTCCCAGTTACGACCTCGGCTCCAACACCTACACTCCCCAAGAACGTTTCCGTAGAGCCCAGAGAGGAGAACACCAGCCTCCCGGCCTCTCACTGGGAACGCAAGAACACAGACCCCTCCCCAACAAGCGGGGGGCTGCACTTGACACCCACTCCCTCAGAACACAGCTCAGGCACTCCCAAGGCAAGCGTGCCACCCACAGGGTCGCAGTCCCCCTCTGAGACCCCAGCTCAGTCCCCCGCTGAGTCCCCCACGGAGTCTCCCGCACTCACCTCCCCTCAGGCTGCAGCCTCATCACCTCCACCCCTGTCAACCTCACCCCCTGAGGTTTCGGCTGCCTCCTCTGCCAGCACCAATCACAGCTCTGCTGAGACCAGCCTCAAGCCCACAGGAGCCCCAGCCACACCAGAGTCCCCAGCAGAAGAGCACAGCTCTGAACACACACCCACTTCGCATGCCACAGCAGAGCCCGTGCCCACGGAGACGACGCCCCAAGCGACGGTGCCGGCCAAAGTGACCTGTATGCTGATCGACGTCGAGACCACTGCCTCCCCCGGGGTGATCATGCAGGAAGTGGAGCATGCTCTAAGTTCAG ATATACAGCCAGAAGCCAAGAACGGGGAAGCCCATGGATGTCGTCCATACAGGTCAGCCTCCCGGAGGGCCCATCAGAGAGCAAAGTGGAGAAGGGTACAGTAG